A stretch of Carya illinoinensis cultivar Pawnee chromosome 14, C.illinoinensisPawnee_v1, whole genome shotgun sequence DNA encodes these proteins:
- the LOC122293785 gene encoding S-protein homolog 3-like gives MIKNMRSSSSSKVVLLLMLQLVFFLTTFDMVAGRNRAHVRISNELDVGLDLKLHCKSEDNDLGEHLLHYNDSYYEFSFRPNLFGETLFYCSFEWNADDCPTHHWFNIYEHNRDSPRCSECYWKVHLNGSCMLNYDHNINLYDLCYPWKDSRR, from the coding sequence ATGATCAAGAACAtgagatcatcatcatcatcaaaagTAGTTCTGCTTCTGATGCTGCAGCTTGTGTTCTTCCTAACTACATTCGATATGGTTGCAGGACGTAACCGAGCGCACGTGAGAATCTCTAATGAATTGGATGTGGGTCTTGATCTTAAACTTCATTGCAAATCTGAGGATAACGATCTTGGCGAACATCTACTACACTACAACGATAGCTACTACGAATTCAGCTTTAGGCCTAACCTGTTTGGGGAAACACTGTTCTATTGCAGTTTTGAGTGGAATGCTGATGACTGTCCTACACACCATTGGTTCAACATCTACGAGCATAATAGAGACAGTCCTCGTTGCAGTGAATGTTATTGGAAAGTTCATCTAAATGGTTCATGTATGCTAAACTATGATCATAATATTAATCTGTATGATCTTTGCTATCCCTGGAAAGATTCACGACGATGA